The Astatotilapia calliptera chromosome 19, fAstCal1.2, whole genome shotgun sequence DNA segment AGGGTTTATAAAATtgcattgaatatgtctgtcatcACATTGACCTTTCTATTTTTACAGGTTGAgttcattttatacacaatgcataaatGTGCTTGGTTAAGAGTTGATGTTCCACTCTAGAAggttttaagcttcactggtGAGAGTGTCCagatgatacatgctgaggggaGATGAGAACATAGCAGGTTAATTGCATGCATGCTTACAATACACATATTAATCTAGTAGCAGGTTTGAGTGAAGTCCTAAGCGTCTTCTACTTCAGTTTGAGACTGGCTGCAAAAGTACTCTACTTAGGGATTAATGACGAGGGTCCATTATTAGCTCTCAGAAACGCTAAGACCTGAAGTTATTACCTTAAAAGGCAAGTAATGTAGAAAAGAGAAGTTATATGTCAGTTTATAGTTATTAAAAGTATATGTGATGAACCCTTGTTTGTACGAGTTGAacttttgtctgtctgtcaccAGGTATTTTTGAACTGTATTGACGTAGGTGTGATATTTTATCCTATAAAACCAAAACCCATTGTATTTTTGTCAGAGCAACACATTCTGTATGCTGATGGTTGGTTGTTCTCCTGTGATAATAAAACTCatcgtttgattgcacttttccGGAGTCTCCGTCGTTTGTTGTCTGGTCTAAAGTTGATCGATCTCGCAACAATaggaatacaaataaaaaatacaagtgaattgcacatttcaagtattgaggtctattgcaccgctgactattaacaaaaagtattgcacaaaaggtattgcacagtgaagtgaagaggcactacagcttagttgttcccccctcctttgtcctccagagaggagttaaacagtttgatggcgtgtgggacaaaggagtttttaagtctgttggtgcttgtctttgggagaagcaacctgtcactgaacagactcttctggttgtttatggccgtgtgcagaggatgcccagcattgtccataatgtccagcagttttttgttttgttttttagtgtccttttctttgccactgtcaccagagtgtccagcttcatgccgaccacagagccagccttcctgatcaaGGAATTTGTTCATTTCgcttctgtcagtgcgccccagtgcagctgtggctacaatgtagcttgttatcaccagtgtgtgaatggatggatgactgaatgtagtgtaaagtgctatacaaatacaggccatttaccatttataaatgaaaataaattaaataaaaataaatcaaatgaaacTAGAAAATATTATATGGCATTATGAAAAATTATAGTTAAGAAATGAATATCTGAAATGAAAAGCAAGTTTGTAAAAAGGGAGGTAAATGAATGGAAAAAGGTGAAACTTcaggaaatgaaaacagaagaaaataaaaaaacaaaatggttAAAAGTTTTTGAAAAAGAATATTGAAGGGCTTATTTATGACAAATACACTATTCTTTGTAATACTGTTTTATGAACGGAAGCTTCTGTGCTGCACTTCGCTGAACATTTACTTTTTCAGAGcagtagactttttttttttttttttattccttcacaAATGTGCTTTAGTGAACAAAAGGAGCAGCTCTCCAGCACACATGTAAATCTAATGCCAGAAATTGCACTAACGGTTCTACTTATGAGCTCCACCTGTAGTtgaatcatatttttttttatttttaaaactgagcGTGCCTGAAGCAGCGAGAGGACGGAGGTTAAAACCTGTTTGAGGAAATTTCTTCCCAGACCTGAACCTCGGATCCTTCTCGGTCGTCTCTCAGATTGTTTTGCTGAGTTGCTGCTCTGCAGCCGTTTTCTGAGCCgtgtctgtttcctgtgttcagTTTAAGGAGTTTCTGGGGACGTACAACAAGGTGACGGAGAACTGCTTCATGGACTGCGTCCGAGACTTCACCACAAGAGACGTGAAGCCCGAGGAGGTAAAAAAAGATGATTGGATGACGGAAACATGTGAGTGAAGGAACATCTGGATAAAATCCTCACAGCCGTTTGTGTTTCAGTCGAGCTGCTCCGAGTCGTGCCTGCAGAAGTACCTGAAGATGACTCAGAGGATCTCCATGCGTTTCCAGGAGTATCACATCCAGCAGAACGAGGCTCTGGCGGCTAAAGCTGGCCTGCTGGGACAGCCGCGCTGACCCTGAACCTGGGCCAGGCCGGGCCGTGCTGGTCCAGCAGATCCTCCGGCGCTGTAAAAACCACTCTGAAGCTGCGCGTGAGGACGTTTTGTTGTAGTTTCTGACCTGAAGCTCCGCCCCCTCAGATTCTATCTGCAGGGTTAGTCGGCTGTTCTGTGCATCATGGGAGATGTAGTTTCAGATTCTTTATTAACATGCAGAATATTCATTTAATGTgcacatttgtcattttattgaacACAACGACCGACCgatgtggtgatgatgatgatgatgagctgAACTCATTTTTCATgtctggaaataaaaataatccgaCATCAGGAATGTGTGGATGTTTTCATCCCTGTTAGGAAGTGCTTTACTGCATCCGGCCTCAGTCTGGCTCTGCTGCAGATCACACAGTCCTGAGAAACGTTCAGACCAGCTGCAGCGTTTCACATGATTCACCTGCTCCGGCTGGAGAGCTCGTTATGTCCTGAAAGTTACTGATTAACCTGCTTTTAGTACTGAAGTGTTTCTGCAGCAGACCCTCGCTGATGGCCTTACTCTAAAGTCAAAGGTTAGTTTTATTGCAAGTTGCATTGCAACTTATACCAAATGTACACTGTATAAAACAATCACTAAATCAACATTGAATACAGACTACAAATTACGAGTAAAGACTGTGGCTGCATAATAAAAGCCGGGGTGTGCGGCTCTAACAGACCTGAGagcagttgttttttgtttatagtGACTTAGAGTTCGGGCAGCTCTAATGTGAAAAGCTAAGTTTAGCAGCCACCCCTGAGAAGGCTCCATCGCCTCTGCTTTCAAACCTGGATCTCTGAATCTCCAGGAGCAGCAGTGCCTCAGTGCTGTGGTAGAACTGAAGGGTTTCAAACGGTTTGTCGGGTAAGGCGGTGCCAAACCATCGACGCTCTGAGAAACAAATAATAGATTGTTAAACTGGATCTGAAATGCACTGGGAAGGCTAGAACAACAAAATGATCAAACCCATGGAGACCATTCAAGTGTAGAACACATGACTGTCTCAGTTACAATCCAATAATCTATTTGGGTACATTTGATGTACAATaggacttttattttggaagtctGTGGTATTTGTCATTATTTCTCTGAGTGAGCACGACCACCATTCTCTGAGCCAGACTgggtgccaaaaagtgatttactGAATCTGCAGCTTTTATCCCACCTGTCCGCACATTCTCATCGAATTACATTCCTCACAGTGAGTCACTGATGATGCACGAAGATAATCACAGCAGGCAGAAGTTAAACACAGCACAGCTGACTGAACAGATCACATTTATGAGTGATGTCATGAAACTGACATCACTCAGAGTAAACAACGAGCGAGGTAGAGGATAACTTTATTTTCCCCGTGTGGTTGTTTGAAGCAGACAGCAGTCCAACGAGCTGCATACATCCAAGACAGGGTACGGAAGACTATGACTTGTACTCACCTGAAGACTTTAAAtaactctttatttatttatgatcaGAACCCCCCATGTTGGTGTTCTTGGCCCCCTGTTAAAAATCCTGGGGAAGCCCCTGCTTTACTTTTAACGCTAACCTCGCTGTGCTGCATTCCATGTAGCGGCGTGTCTCATTGGCTGACACCAAATTCCTTTCATAGGCGCGTCCAATCAGcgtcaccgtgttatctagctGGTGGCTCGCTGGCCCCGCCCCCTCTCTGGAGCTGGGAATgacagtgaggaagaggaggggaggtCTCCGGTGGTGTCCGAGCAGCAACTTTGCCAGAGAAACGGAGAATCACCGACAGAAAGTCCGCGAAGCGAGTGGCGGATAGGGCTCAGAGCGGTGCTGTGACCCGGCAATTTCCCGGGGGATTGAGTTGTGAGACAGAGGCCGAGGTCGCGCTGAAGCAGGTGAGGCTTCCAGCGCTTTCTGTTCGCTCTCAAGTGGCTTTGTTATCAACAGGTGCCGCTAGCAGCTAGCAGCTAACGCTAGGCTCGAATAAAGTGCGTTTCTCCGAGCAGGGCGGCTCGCTGACGGGCCAAACCGACCCAGGTGTCCGAGTTTAGGCCGTGAACGGAGCCGGTCCGCCCCGGAGCCCTGTCGCTCGGGTGAGAGAAGCAGGAAAACGCAGAGAGGCTCGAGAGTGAGCTAAGGTTAGCCAGCTGTCAGTGAGACAAACTCCAGGCTGGGGGAGAGGTACCTGCATACACCGCTCAGCTTATCTTTATTTCAGTTATTCCACCTCAGCAGCGACTAAAAGCGCCATTTTTACTAAAACGCCGCCGCGTAGTCCTGCTGAAGTTAACCTGAGTGCTGGACAACCTGTCAAACTACAGGAAGCTGTATTTACAGTGAGCTTCTTATTTCCTTGTACAGAGAAATAAAGCGTTCATTTCCTGTTCCCTGCCGCTCCCCGTGACTGCCGTGGaa contains these protein-coding regions:
- the timm9 gene encoding mitochondrial import inner membrane translocase subunit Tim9; its protein translation is MAVQVSEFDQIKQFKEFLGTYNKVTENCFMDCVRDFTTRDVKPEESSCSESCLQKYLKMTQRISMRFQEYHIQQNEALAAKAGLLGQPR